The Mugil cephalus isolate CIBA_MC_2020 chromosome 11, CIBA_Mcephalus_1.1, whole genome shotgun sequence genome includes a window with the following:
- the ing4 gene encoding inhibitor of growth protein 4 isoform X1: MAAGMYLEHYLDSIENLPFELQRNFNLMRDLDQRTEDLKGQIDSLAKEYTANARTLSSEQKLSILRQIQQSYSKCKEFGDDKVQLAMQTYEMVDKHIRRLDTDLARFEADLKEKQIESTDYDSTSSKGKKVDTRQKEKKTAKTRSKVKSSDEDGSPKSAQKKVKLLQPGEFNSPSANFGNVHPSDVLDMPVDPNEPTYCLCHQVSYGEMIGCDNTDCSIEWFHFACVGLTTKPRGKWYCPRCSQDRKRK, encoded by the exons atggcggcggggATGTATTTGGAGCATTATTTGGACA GCATAGAAAACTTGCCCTTCGAGTTGCAGAGGAACTTCAATTTGATGAGGGATCTAGATCAACGCACAGAAG atcttaAAGGACAGATAGACTCTCTGGCTAAGGAATACACAGCCAACGCCCGGACTCTTTCCTCTGAGCAAAAGCTGTCCATTCTGAGGCAGATTCAGCAGTCCTACAGTAAATGCAAGGAGTTTGGTGATGATAAGGTGCAGCTTGCTATGCAGACCTATGAAATG GTCGACAAACACATCAGACGTCTTGACACAGACCTGGCTCGGTTTGAGGCTGATCTGAAGGAAAAGCAGATTGAGAGCACAGACTACGATTCCACCTCTAGTAAGGGAAAGAAAG TAGACAccagacaaaaggaaaagaagacagCTAAAACAAGGTCAAAAGTGAAGAGTTCAGATGAAGATGGCAGTCCTAAGAGTGcacagaaaaaagtcaaactcCTTCAACC AGGAGAATTCAACAGCCCTTCAGCCAACTTTGGGAACGTGCACCCATCCGATGTACTGGACATGCCAGTGGACCCCAACGAACCAACATACTGTCTGTGCCATCAGGTCTCTTATGGCGAGATGATTGGCTGTGACAACactgat tGCTCCATCGAGTGGTTCCATTTTGCATGTGTGGGTCTGACAACCAAGCCAAGAGGCAAATG GTACTGTCCTCGGTGCTCTCaggacagaaagaggaaataa
- the ing4 gene encoding inhibitor of growth protein 4 isoform X2 has product MAAGMYLEHYLDSIENLPFELQRNFNLMRDLDQRTEDLKGQIDSLAKEYTANARTLSSEQKLSILRQIQQSYSKCKEFGDDKVQLAMQTYEMVDKHIRRLDTDLARFEADLKEKQIESTDYDSTSSKGKKDTRQKEKKTAKTRSKVKSSDEDGSPKSAQKKVKLLQPGEFNSPSANFGNVHPSDVLDMPVDPNEPTYCLCHQVSYGEMIGCDNTDCSIEWFHFACVGLTTKPRGKWYCPRCSQDRKRK; this is encoded by the exons atggcggcggggATGTATTTGGAGCATTATTTGGACA GCATAGAAAACTTGCCCTTCGAGTTGCAGAGGAACTTCAATTTGATGAGGGATCTAGATCAACGCACAGAAG atcttaAAGGACAGATAGACTCTCTGGCTAAGGAATACACAGCCAACGCCCGGACTCTTTCCTCTGAGCAAAAGCTGTCCATTCTGAGGCAGATTCAGCAGTCCTACAGTAAATGCAAGGAGTTTGGTGATGATAAGGTGCAGCTTGCTATGCAGACCTATGAAATG GTCGACAAACACATCAGACGTCTTGACACAGACCTGGCTCGGTTTGAGGCTGATCTGAAGGAAAAGCAGATTGAGAGCACAGACTACGATTCCACCTCTAGTAAGGGAAAGAAAG ACAccagacaaaaggaaaagaagacagCTAAAACAAGGTCAAAAGTGAAGAGTTCAGATGAAGATGGCAGTCCTAAGAGTGcacagaaaaaagtcaaactcCTTCAACC AGGAGAATTCAACAGCCCTTCAGCCAACTTTGGGAACGTGCACCCATCCGATGTACTGGACATGCCAGTGGACCCCAACGAACCAACATACTGTCTGTGCCATCAGGTCTCTTATGGCGAGATGATTGGCTGTGACAACactgat tGCTCCATCGAGTGGTTCCATTTTGCATGTGTGGGTCTGACAACCAAGCCAAGAGGCAAATG GTACTGTCCTCGGTGCTCTCaggacagaaagaggaaataa
- the nop2 gene encoding probable 28S rRNA (cytosine(4447)-C(5))-methyltransferase — MGRKLDPTNKVKRGPGKKARKQQGAEAELAKFITDEESGPKRLSSRSRKRAAKRVQNLTKPKDVAQKQPKKGFTDENSKWLKPATRKRKINEQESEDDSDEHWEEEEDYDEEEGEPQQKKGGKDQGKKGVKLVKKKEEEVEEEEEEDDDDNIEDGDDDSDDDEEEMVDDYGALDDGSGDEAEEDSEGEDLLPIERAAKKDKKLKESMALESDEDDDEEEDDDDDDDKDEQKSDDDMEEKDTLQSNIDDMDKFTLPGAEEGIVPLDLKTVYQRIKDNVDVLCNFSEKREPGRDRTEYLSLLKKDLCTYYSYNNFLIEKLMDLFPLSELIDFLEANEIQRPVTIRTNTLKTRRRDLAQALINRGVNLDPLGKWSKVGLVIFDSSVPIGATPEYLSGQYMLQGASSFLPVMALSPQEGELVLDMSSAPGGKTTYMAQLMRNTGVIVANDANAERLKSVVGNVHRLGVTNTVISNYDGRQFPKVMGGFDRVLLDAPCSGTGVIAKDPAVKTSKDEADIQRSAHLQKELILSAIDSVNAMSASGGYLVYCTCSITVEENEWVVDYALKKRNVKLVPTGLDFGKEGFTRFKERKFHPSLRLTRRFYPHSHNMDGFFVAKLKKFSNVVPTAPAGKEEENAEAPEATIAAESPKGKQSKDDKTKKTVPGKAAGLKQKTEANGTVSKKMANIKSKGKTDLPAGPKKAKIAKLDGKTVKETGAKKPSVETTDETKAVKKEGSKFEKKQVKKTDRPKNRMGKNKFKKLKLMLEKQEKN, encoded by the exons ATGGGTCGGAAGTTGGATCCCACCAACAAGGTGAAGAGAGGGCCTGGGAAAAAAGCCAGGAAACAGCAGGGAGCAGAGGCAGAGTTGGCCAAGTTCATAACTGATG aGGAATCTGGACCAAAACGTCTGTCAAGTAGATCCAGGAAAAG AGCTGCGAAGAGAGTCCAAAATTTGACAAAGCCTAAAGATGTTGCACAGAAACAGCCCAAGAAAG GATTCACTGATGAGAACAGTAAATGGTTGAAACCGGCAACAAGGAAGCGGAAGATCAATGAACAGGAAAGTGAGGACGACAGCGATGAACActgggaggaagaagaagattatgatgaagaagaaggggaaCCACAGCaaaagaagggaggaaaagaCCAAGGAAAGAAGGGTGTGAAattagtgaaaaaaaaggaggaagaggtagaagaggaggaggaggaggacgacgacgacaacaTTGAAGATGGAGATGACGACAGTGacgatgatgaagaagaaatggTTGATGACTACGGTGCACTTGATGATGGAAGTggagatgaagcagaagaagacagTGAAGGGGAGGAT CTTCTTCCCATTGAACGAGCCGCcaagaaagataaaaagctGAAAGAATCCATGGCTCTGGAGAGTGATGAAGatgacgatgaggaggaggatgatgatgatgatgatgataaagatgaACAGAAATCTGATGATGATATGGAGGAGAAAGACACATTACAAAGCAATATAGATGACATGGACAAATTCACACTCCCCGGGGCAGAGGAGG GTATTGTGCCTCTAGACCTGAAGACTGTCTATCAAAGAATAAAGGACAACGTTGATGTCCTTTGTAATTTCTCTGAGAAAAGGGAACCAGGGAGGGATAGAACAGAGTACCTCTCTCTTCTGAAGAAAGATCTCTGCACCTATTACAGTTACAACAACTTTCTAATTGAGAAATTAATGGACCTCTTCCCTCTTTCTgag CTGATTGATTTCCTGGAGGCAAATGAAATTCAGAGGCCTGTCACTATTCGGACCAACACACTGAAGACGAGGAGGCGGGACCTGGCGCAG GCTTTGATCAACAGAGGAGTGAATCTTGATCCACTGGGGAAATGGTCTAAAGTGGGGTTGGTCATCTTTGACTCATCAGTGCCTATAG GTGCAACCCCAGAGTATCTGTCCGGTCAGTACATGCTACAAGGAGCCTCCAGCTTCCTGCCAGTGATGGCACTCTCTCCACAGGAAGGAGAGTTAGTGTTGGACATGAGCTCTGCTCCAGGAGGCAAGACCACCTATATGG CTCAGCTAATGAGAAACACAGGAGTCATAGTGGCTAATGACGCCAATGCTGAAAGACTGAAGAGTGTGGTTGGAAACGTCCATCGCCTGGGGGTCACCAACACTGTGATCAGCAACTACGACGGCAGGCAGTTTCCAAAG GTAATGGGAGGGTTTGATAGAGTGCTGCTTGATGCACCGTGCTCAGGCACAGGAGTCATTGCCAAAGACCCGGCTGTGAAGACCAGTAAG GATGAGGCAGATATCCAGCGCTCTGCTCACTTGCAGAAAGAACTGATTCTGTCTGCCATTGACTCTGTCAATGCTATGTCCGCCTCAGGAGGATACCTGGTCTACTGCACATGTTCAATAACG GTGGAGGAGAACGAATGGGTCGTGGACTACgctttaaagaaaagaaacgtgAAATTAGTTCCTACTGGACTTGACTTTGGCAAGGAAGGCTTCACCAG GTTCAAAGAACGTAAATTCCATCCTTCCCTGCGTCTCACGCGACGGTTTTACCCTCACTCACACAACATGGACGGGTTTTTCGTGGCCAAGCTGAAGAAGTTCTCAAATGTAGTTCCAACTGCACCAGCAGGCAAAG AAGAAGAGAATGCAGAGGCTCCTGAAGCGACAATAGCTGCCGAGTCTCCTAAAGGGAAACAGTCCAAAGACGACAAGACAAAGAAGACGGTTCCTGGTAAGGCAGCTGGCTTAAAGCAAAAAACTGAAGCCAATGGAACAGTAAGCAAGAAAATGGCAAACATCAAGTCAAAAGGCAAAACTGACTTACCCGCTGGACCAAAGAAGGCAAAGATCGCCAAGTTGGATggaaaaactgtgaaagagaCAGGGGCCAAGAAGCCTTCCGTGGAGACAACCGATGAGACGAAAGCTGTCAAAAAAGAAGGTAGCAAGTTTGAGAAAAAGCAGGTCAAAAAAACGGATAGACCCAAGAACAGAATGGGAAAGAATAAATTCAAGAAGCTGAAGCTGATGTtggagaaacaagaaaaaaactga
- the emg1 gene encoding ribosomal RNA small subunit methyltransferase NEP1, translating into MATPNEKKRGLEHLDEYEPKPAKHLRSLHDRMAERRLVVILEGASLETVKVGKTFELLNCDQHKNMIVKSGRDPGHIRPDITHQCLLMLMDSPLNRAGLLQVYIHTEKNALIEINPQTRIPRTFNRFCGLMVQLLHKLSVRAADGPQKLLRMIKNPVSDHLPPGCPRIATSFSAGEAVCPRSLVPDGPAAVVIGAFAHGAVNVDYTEKTASISNYPLSAALTCAKMCSAFEEVWGVL; encoded by the exons ATGGCTACTCCTAACGAGAAGAAGCGTGGTCTTGAACATTTGGACgaatatgaaccaaaaccagCTAAACACCTCCGAAGCCTGCATGACCGTATGGCGGAGAGAAGGCTGGTCGTTATACTGGAGGGAGCATCCTTAGAAACAGTAAAG GTCGGAAAAACGTTTGAGCTGTTAAATTGCGACCAACACAAAAATATGATCGTCAAAAGTGGAAGAGATCCGGGACACATAAGACCAGACATCACACATCAG TGTCTACTCATGCTGATGGACAGTCCGCTGAATAGGGCGGGCCTCCTGCAGGTTTACAtccacacagagaaaaatgcaTTAATAGAGATCAACCCTCAGACCCGCATCCCAAGAACCTTCAATCGCTTCTGTGGCCTCATGG ttcagcTGCTGCACAAGCTGAGTGTAAGGGCGGCTGACGGTCCCCAGAAGCTTCTGAGGATGATTAAAAATCCAGTGTCTGACCACCTGCCTCCTGGCTGCCCCCGTATTGCCACCTCCTTCTCTGCAGGAGAAGCTGTCTGTCCCCGGTCGTTGGTGCCTGATGGACCAGCTGCAGTTGTCATTGGAGCATTTGCACATGGAGCG GTTAATGTGGACTACACGGAAAAGACTGCGTCCATCAGTAACTATCCACTCTCTGCAGCACTGACCTGTGCAAAGATGTGCTCTGCCTTTGAGGAGGTGTGGGGTGTCCTGTGA